Sequence from the Qipengyuania pelagi genome:
CGAAGAGCGGATGAAGGCGCCGGACGAGCGCGACAACGTGCTGCTGAAATCGCCGACCATGTTCCAGGTCGCGAGCGAGATCGGGCGCCTGCTGCGCCACACGGTCGGCAATCGCCAGCAGGAAAACGGCGATCGGGGGCGGGGGCGCTTTACCGCCTCGATCATCGTGGCCGGCCAGATCGCAGGCATGGAGCCGCGCCTGTTCCTGATCTATCCCGAGGGCAATTTCATCGAAGCGAGCGCCGACACCCCCTTCTTCCAGATCGGCGAGACCAAATACGGCCGCCCGATCATCCTGCGCGGATACGACCGCGAAATGAGCATGGAAGATGCCGTCAAACTGCTGATGGTGAGCTTCGATTCGACGTTGAAGGCCAATCTGTCGGTCGGCCTGCCACTCGATCTAATGGTGATCCCGCGCGACACGTTCGAAGCGAGCCATACCGAGCGGATCGCCTATGACGATCCCTATTTCCAGGCGATCTCGGCGGGTTGGGGCGACGCGCTGAAGCACGCCTTCCATTCATTGCCCGATTACAGCTTCTATCGACCCCATCCCAAATAAGTCAGCGGCAGAAGCTGCCATTGCCTTCTTCCAAATGGAAGTGGTTGGCGTGGGCGGCGTTGTAATCGGGTCCTAGCACCGTTCCGAAGCGCTTGCAGGCGCTGCGCTGCACGGTCCGCAGGAATTCGCGCTCGTCCGCCTCGCCCGCATTCCAGTCGCCGAGCACGCTGATCCTGCGCCCGTCGGCAAGTACGAAGGCCGCGACATCGATCGCCTCGGCCCGCGCATGGGCGGAGCGGCGGCCCGTCCCGGCCACGTTGCGGCAGGAATAGCTGCCCATCGTCTCGATACGGATGAGCGCACTGCCGAGGATCTGACGCGCCGCGCGATCGACGCCGTAGCGGGCCCATCCGCCGAAGGTGCGCGCCAGCGGGCAGGTCACCGCGCCGAGATTGGTGACCGCGATCGTGTCCGCATCGCTGGTAAGGCCCTCGATCCGCACGGTGTTCACGGTCGAACAGCCTGCGCCGTAAAAGGCGTCGGGCTGGACGGCGAAGCTAGTGCCGTCTTTCGCCAGTTCGGCGATGCACTGGCGCGCCTCGCGCGTCGGTTCGGGCGGGACGGCGGGGCGCGAGATCGGCCCGGTCGGTATCCGCTCCGGCGCGCGGCCCGTCGGCAGGGCGTTGCAGGCGGCGAGAAGGGCGAGGAGAGCCAAAGTCGAGAAACGGGCGGCGGCACAGCGGAGCATGGCCCCGCTATGCCGCCCGTTTGGTTAACGCAGGCCGAAGAAAGCCCCGACCTTTATCTCGCGTGTCAGTAGCCGGAGGCCTGACCGTCCTTGCGCATTTCGGTCGCGCCGGTGAGAACGCCGGTTTCGGGATCGCGCGCGATCGCCTGATAGCCGCCGAACATGATCCCGTTATCGACCACTTCGACCTTGTGACCCATCGCGCGCAGCTGCTCGATCGTGGCGGTGGGAATGCCGGGCTCGACGAACAGCGTGCCCATCGGGTCCTCGATCGGGCCGCTGACGCTATCGGTCGGCTGGCGCCCGCCATCGTGGTTGAAGCGCGCCGCATCACCCGCTTCCTGCAGGTTCATCCCATAATCGACGATGTTGACCAACACCTGGACGTGGCCCTGCGGCTGCATCCCGCCGCCCATCAGGCCGAGCGTCATATAGGGCGCGCCGTCCTTCTTCACGAAGGCGGGGATGATGGTCTGAAAGGGGCGCTTGGAGGGCGCATAGGCATTGGGATGCGCGGGATCGAGGCTGTAAAGCTCGCCCCGGTCCTGGAACATGAAGCCGAGGCCATCGGGCACCAGCCCGCCGCCCATGCCGCGATAGTTCGACTGGATGAGGCTGACCATCATCCCCTCGCCATCGACCACGGTCAGATAGGTGGTGTCGCCTTCGCCCTCCAGCTTGGGCTCGCCGGGGCCATAGGCGGTGGCCTTGGCGGGATCGATCAGCGCGAAGCGTTCGCGCCCGTATTCCTCGCTCAGCAGTTCGGCGGGCAGTGCGGAGAAGTCGGGATCGGCGTAGAAGCGCGCGACATCCTCGTAAGCTAGCCGCTTGGCCTCGGTCATGTAATGCATGGCCTCGGGACTGCCGCGCTCCCACTGTGCCAGATCGACGTTCTTCAGGATATTGACCATCTGCAAGGCAGCGAAGCCCTGGCTGTTGGGCGGCAGTTCGCACAGTTCGAACCCGTCGCGATAGGTCGCGCAGGCGGGATCGACCCATTCGCTGTCATGCGCGGCGAAATCGGCGCGAGTGAAGGCGCTGTTCTGCCGCTGGAGATAGGTCACCATCGTTTCGGCCAGCGCGCCCTCGTAGAACGCATCGCGCCCTTCGCGCCCGATCGTCTCCAGAGTGTTGGCAAGGTCGGGATTCTTGAAGATCTCGCCCGCTTCCGGCGCGCTGCCATCGGCGAACCAGACCTTGCGCGCATTCGAGAAATCGAATTCGTCCTCGCGCCGCGAATAGGCGGCGAGCGAACGGTCGAGATACATGGCGATGACCG
This genomic interval carries:
- a CDS encoding proteasome-type protease: MTYCVGMMVDKGLVLMSDTRTNSGVDNISVFRKMFSWRVEGERIITVMTAGNLATTQAVVSQLEERMKAPDERDNVLLKSPTMFQVASEIGRLLRHTVGNRQQENGDRGRGRFTASIIVAGQIAGMEPRLFLIYPEGNFIEASADTPFFQIGETKYGRPIILRGYDREMSMEDAVKLLMVSFDSTLKANLSVGLPLDLMVIPRDTFEASHTERIAYDDPYFQAISAGWGDALKHAFHSLPDYSFYRPHPK
- a CDS encoding extensin family protein, which produces MLRCAAARFSTLALLALLAACNALPTGRAPERIPTGPISRPAVPPEPTREARQCIAELAKDGTSFAVQPDAFYGAGCSTVNTVRIEGLTSDADTIAVTNLGAVTCPLARTFGGWARYGVDRAARQILGSALIRIETMGSYSCRNVAGTGRRSAHARAEAIDVAAFVLADGRRISVLGDWNAGEADEREFLRTVQRSACKRFGTVLGPDYNAAHANHFHLEEGNGSFCR
- a CDS encoding gamma-glutamyltransferase family protein, which codes for MRFLTAAAILALIAHPATAQEAKPIEDQIGAGGRPVGANWSRSPVIAQNGMAATAHPLATQVALDTLKAGGSAVDAAIAANAALGLMEPTGNGIGGDLFAIVWDPKTQKLYGLNGSGRSPSGQTLAQLKEKLGDATSLPAYGPLPVTIPGTVDAWFELHDRFGKRTMAENLAPTVRYAREGHPVAPVIAMYLDRSLAAYSRREDEFDFSNARKVWFADGSAPEAGEIFKNPDLANTLETIGREGRDAFYEGALAETMVTYLQRQNSAFTRADFAAHDSEWVDPACATYRDGFELCELPPNSQGFAALQMVNILKNVDLAQWERGSPEAMHYMTEAKRLAYEDVARFYADPDFSALPAELLSEEYGRERFALIDPAKATAYGPGEPKLEGEGDTTYLTVVDGEGMMVSLIQSNYRGMGGGLVPDGLGFMFQDRGELYSLDPAHPNAYAPSKRPFQTIIPAFVKKDGAPYMTLGLMGGGMQPQGHVQVLVNIVDYGMNLQEAGDAARFNHDGGRQPTDSVSGPIEDPMGTLFVEPGIPTATIEQLRAMGHKVEVVDNGIMFGGYQAIARDPETGVLTGATEMRKDGQASGY